From one Lycium ferocissimum isolate CSIRO_LF1 chromosome 5, AGI_CSIRO_Lferr_CH_V1, whole genome shotgun sequence genomic stretch:
- the LOC132057440 gene encoding double-strand break repair protein MRE11 isoform X1: MDDSSRDEASDTIRILVATDCHLGYMEKDEVRRHDSFQAFEEICSIAEKKQVDFVLLGGDLFHENKPSRSTLVKAIEILRRYCLNDRPVQFQVVSDQTVNFANLFGHVNYEDPHFNVGLPVFSIHGNHDDPAGVDNLSAVDILSACNLVNYFGKMDLGGSGVGEIALYPILMRKGLTTIALYGLGNIRDERLNRMFQTPHAVQWMRPEAQEGCQVSDWFNILVLHQNRVKANPKNAINEHFLPRFLDFIVWGHEHECLVDPQEVPGMGFHITQPGSSVATSLIEGESKQKHVLLLEIKGNQYRPTKIPLNSVRPFEYTEVVLKDEPDIDPNDHSSILEHLDKVVRKLIERSSQKANNGSAVKLPLVRVKVDYSGFMTINPQRFGQKYVGKVANPQDILIFSKSSKRVGKEAKFDDSERLRPEELNQQNIEALVAESNLKMEVLPVSDLDVALHNFVNKDDKMAFHSCIKYNLEETRNKIARDSDDVKFEEDDIILKVGECLEERVKQRAARNKDDQPFSFSGQSLEDTRGKSTGVGSAVSFSDDEDATMPSASKSTAGKGRKESSQSFRSSRDTSEVGKTSSRGRGRGRGRGRASNSLKQTTLDASLGFRQSQRSASIAASASVRSIAEDDENVESPSSDEDAKQDTNAIDESSDDDKTVQGKGRKRAAPRGRGRASATAAKRGKRSDSSSSSLQRMLMDADEDDDDDDDDMAKKETRPRPRPRVTRNYGSLRR; encoded by the exons ATGGACGATTCTTCAAG GGATGAGGCGAGCGACACCATTAGGATCCTGGTTGCTACAGATTGTCATTTGGGCTATATGGAGAAGGATGAAGTACGTAGGCATGATTCATTTCAGGCATTTGAAGAGATATGTTCAATCGCGGAGAAAAAGCAG GTGGACTTTGTGCTTCTCGGTGGTGATCTATTTCACGAGAATAAGCCATCCAGGTCAACACTAGTGAAAGCCATTGAGATTCTTCGCCGTTATTGTCTCAATGATCGACCAGTGCAATTCCAAGTTGTTAGTGACCAGACAGTGAACTTTGCTAACCT ATTTGGCCATGTAAATTATGAAGATCCTCACTTTAATGTGGGGTTGCCTGTTTTCAGCATTCATGGCAATCATGACGATCCAGCTGGTGTG GACAACCTATCTGCTGTTGATATCCTTTCCGCATGCAATCTTGTTAACTATTTTGGTAAAATGGATCTTGGTGGTTCTGGTGTTGGGGAGATTGCTCTCTACCCTATTCTTATGAGGAAG GGTTTAACAACAATAGCTCTTTATGGTCTTGGGAATATCAGAGATGAACGGTTGAATAGAATGTTTCAA ACACCACATGCCGTGCAATGGATGCGACCTGAGGCTCAGGAAGGGTGTCAAGTGTCAGACTGGTTCAACATTTTGGTACTTCACCAAAACAG AGTAAAGGCAAATCCAAAAAATGCAATAAATGAGCATTTCCTGCCTCGGTTTCTGGATTTTATTGTGTGGGGTCACGAACATGAATGTTTGGTGGATCCTCAG GAGGTTCCAGGTATGGGTTTTCACATTACTCAGCCAGGTTCTTCTGTTGCGACATCACTTATTGAGGGTGAATCAAAGCAAAAACATGTACTCCTATTAGAAATTAAG GGAAATCAATATCGTCCAACAAAGATACCTCTGAACTCAGTGCGTCCTTTTGAATATACTGAG GTTGTGCTGAAGGATGAACCTGATATTGATCCTAACGATCACAGTTCGATTCTCGAACATTTGGATAAAGTA GTCAGAAAGCTGATAGAAAGATCTAGTCAAAAGGCTAATAATGGATCTGCTGTAAAGCTACCCTTAGTTCGAGTAAAG GTAGACTACTCTGGGTTTATGACTATAAATCCTCAAAGGTTTGGACAAAAATATGTGGGAAAG GTTGCCAATCCACAGGATATTCTCATATTCTCAAAATCTTCAAAAAGGGTTGGCAAGGAAG CTAAGTTTGACGATTCTGAGCGGCTTCGCCCTGAAGAATTGAATCAGCAAAACATTGAAGCTTTAGTTGCTGAGAGCAATTTG AAAATGGAGGTACTTCCAGTCAGCGATTTGGATGTTGCGCTGCACAATTTTGTAAACAAGGATGACAAAATGGCTTTTCATTCTTGTATAAAATACAACCTTGAGGAAACTCGA AACAAAATAGCTCGTGATTCAGATGACGTGAAGTTTGAAGAAGatgatataattttaaaagttggAGAGTGCTTAGAG GAACGTGTCAAACAAAGAGCTGCACGAAATAAAGATGATCAACCTTTCTCCTTTAGTGGACAGTCTTTGGAG GATACTAGAGGCAAAAGTACTGGAGTAGGATCAGCAGTTTCATTTAGTGATGATGAGGATGCCACTATGCCCTCCGCCTCAAAGTCTACTGCCGGAAAAGGAAGGAAAGAGTCATCTCAATCTTTTAGATCCTCTCGTGATACTTCTGAAGTTGGCAAGACCTCTTCAAGGGGAAGGGGtagaggtagaggcagaggaaGGGCTTCCAATAGCTTGAAGCAGACAACCCTTGATGCATCTCTGGGATTCCGTCAGTCACAGAG ATCTGCATCAATTGCTGCATCTGCGTCAGTGCGAAGTATTGCCGAAGATGATGAGAATGTGGAATCTCCTTCAAGTGATGAAGATGCCAAGCAGGACACTAATGCTATTGACGAAAGCTCA GATGATGATAAGACAGTCCAGGGCAAAGGACGCAAGAGGGCTGCTCCAAGGGGAAGGGGCAGAGCTTCAGCAACAGCGgctaaaaggggaaaaagatcAGATAGCTCCTCATCTTCACTTCAAAGGATGCTCATGGATGcagatgaagatgatgatgatgatgatgacgacatGGCAAAGAAAGAAACTAGACCTCGACCTCGACCTCGG GTAACTAGGAATTACGGTTCTTTAAGGAGATGA
- the LOC132057440 gene encoding double-strand break repair protein MRE11 isoform X2: MEKDEVRRHDSFQAFEEICSIAEKKQVDFVLLGGDLFHENKPSRSTLVKAIEILRRYCLNDRPVQFQVVSDQTVNFANLFGHVNYEDPHFNVGLPVFSIHGNHDDPAGVDNLSAVDILSACNLVNYFGKMDLGGSGVGEIALYPILMRKGLTTIALYGLGNIRDERLNRMFQTPHAVQWMRPEAQEGCQVSDWFNILVLHQNRVKANPKNAINEHFLPRFLDFIVWGHEHECLVDPQEVPGMGFHITQPGSSVATSLIEGESKQKHVLLLEIKGNQYRPTKIPLNSVRPFEYTEVVLKDEPDIDPNDHSSILEHLDKVVRKLIERSSQKANNGSAVKLPLVRVKVDYSGFMTINPQRFGQKYVGKVANPQDILIFSKSSKRVGKEAKFDDSERLRPEELNQQNIEALVAESNLKMEVLPVSDLDVALHNFVNKDDKMAFHSCIKYNLEETRNKIARDSDDVKFEEDDIILKVGECLEERVKQRAARNKDDQPFSFSGQSLEDTRGKSTGVGSAVSFSDDEDATMPSASKSTAGKGRKESSQSFRSSRDTSEVGKTSSRGRGRGRGRGRASNSLKQTTLDASLGFRQSQRSASIAASASVRSIAEDDENVESPSSDEDAKQDTNAIDESSDDDKTVQGKGRKRAAPRGRGRASATAAKRGKRSDSSSSSLQRMLMDADEDDDDDDDDMAKKETRPRPRPRVTRNYGSLRR; this comes from the exons ATGGAGAAGGATGAAGTACGTAGGCATGATTCATTTCAGGCATTTGAAGAGATATGTTCAATCGCGGAGAAAAAGCAG GTGGACTTTGTGCTTCTCGGTGGTGATCTATTTCACGAGAATAAGCCATCCAGGTCAACACTAGTGAAAGCCATTGAGATTCTTCGCCGTTATTGTCTCAATGATCGACCAGTGCAATTCCAAGTTGTTAGTGACCAGACAGTGAACTTTGCTAACCT ATTTGGCCATGTAAATTATGAAGATCCTCACTTTAATGTGGGGTTGCCTGTTTTCAGCATTCATGGCAATCATGACGATCCAGCTGGTGTG GACAACCTATCTGCTGTTGATATCCTTTCCGCATGCAATCTTGTTAACTATTTTGGTAAAATGGATCTTGGTGGTTCTGGTGTTGGGGAGATTGCTCTCTACCCTATTCTTATGAGGAAG GGTTTAACAACAATAGCTCTTTATGGTCTTGGGAATATCAGAGATGAACGGTTGAATAGAATGTTTCAA ACACCACATGCCGTGCAATGGATGCGACCTGAGGCTCAGGAAGGGTGTCAAGTGTCAGACTGGTTCAACATTTTGGTACTTCACCAAAACAG AGTAAAGGCAAATCCAAAAAATGCAATAAATGAGCATTTCCTGCCTCGGTTTCTGGATTTTATTGTGTGGGGTCACGAACATGAATGTTTGGTGGATCCTCAG GAGGTTCCAGGTATGGGTTTTCACATTACTCAGCCAGGTTCTTCTGTTGCGACATCACTTATTGAGGGTGAATCAAAGCAAAAACATGTACTCCTATTAGAAATTAAG GGAAATCAATATCGTCCAACAAAGATACCTCTGAACTCAGTGCGTCCTTTTGAATATACTGAG GTTGTGCTGAAGGATGAACCTGATATTGATCCTAACGATCACAGTTCGATTCTCGAACATTTGGATAAAGTA GTCAGAAAGCTGATAGAAAGATCTAGTCAAAAGGCTAATAATGGATCTGCTGTAAAGCTACCCTTAGTTCGAGTAAAG GTAGACTACTCTGGGTTTATGACTATAAATCCTCAAAGGTTTGGACAAAAATATGTGGGAAAG GTTGCCAATCCACAGGATATTCTCATATTCTCAAAATCTTCAAAAAGGGTTGGCAAGGAAG CTAAGTTTGACGATTCTGAGCGGCTTCGCCCTGAAGAATTGAATCAGCAAAACATTGAAGCTTTAGTTGCTGAGAGCAATTTG AAAATGGAGGTACTTCCAGTCAGCGATTTGGATGTTGCGCTGCACAATTTTGTAAACAAGGATGACAAAATGGCTTTTCATTCTTGTATAAAATACAACCTTGAGGAAACTCGA AACAAAATAGCTCGTGATTCAGATGACGTGAAGTTTGAAGAAGatgatataattttaaaagttggAGAGTGCTTAGAG GAACGTGTCAAACAAAGAGCTGCACGAAATAAAGATGATCAACCTTTCTCCTTTAGTGGACAGTCTTTGGAG GATACTAGAGGCAAAAGTACTGGAGTAGGATCAGCAGTTTCATTTAGTGATGATGAGGATGCCACTATGCCCTCCGCCTCAAAGTCTACTGCCGGAAAAGGAAGGAAAGAGTCATCTCAATCTTTTAGATCCTCTCGTGATACTTCTGAAGTTGGCAAGACCTCTTCAAGGGGAAGGGGtagaggtagaggcagaggaaGGGCTTCCAATAGCTTGAAGCAGACAACCCTTGATGCATCTCTGGGATTCCGTCAGTCACAGAG ATCTGCATCAATTGCTGCATCTGCGTCAGTGCGAAGTATTGCCGAAGATGATGAGAATGTGGAATCTCCTTCAAGTGATGAAGATGCCAAGCAGGACACTAATGCTATTGACGAAAGCTCA GATGATGATAAGACAGTCCAGGGCAAAGGACGCAAGAGGGCTGCTCCAAGGGGAAGGGGCAGAGCTTCAGCAACAGCGgctaaaaggggaaaaagatcAGATAGCTCCTCATCTTCACTTCAAAGGATGCTCATGGATGcagatgaagatgatgatgatgatgatgacgacatGGCAAAGAAAGAAACTAGACCTCGACCTCGACCTCGG GTAACTAGGAATTACGGTTCTTTAAGGAGATGA